Proteins encoded together in one Pseudomonas oryzicola window:
- a CDS encoding TauD/TfdA family dioxygenase has product MESAHLQQGAEPQTSLEIRLPWVISSAWQTLLNNTPLDFETSKELYPQLKDQAEDVLGSALCQQIRNFVESPHLTSMIVRNCPRDRDIPPTPYSGVLSPRSTPIACLVSLTMQSLMGIHPVVYEGENDGRLFRHVIPSRSSSSHKSSHGSRLRFSYHVDNPDLPLSSEPLGATSCCPEYLSFFGMRCDPRISTTLVNLDAVIAALPASTVRELCLPQFEIRRPDSFASNRRHTAELPVLARGHAGEWLCRFDSENTHGLNLRAEQALGNLRSVLESRRFDEPHLLLPGDFMVFKNQRVLHARDGFEPQNDGADRWLLRVFAVNDLSRVHFARADHLYEVLS; this is encoded by the coding sequence ATGGAAAGCGCACACTTGCAACAAGGGGCCGAGCCTCAGACCTCCCTCGAGATCCGCCTGCCCTGGGTCATCTCCAGTGCCTGGCAAACCCTGCTGAACAACACTCCGCTCGATTTCGAGACGAGCAAGGAACTCTATCCGCAACTCAAGGACCAGGCCGAGGACGTGCTGGGCAGCGCGCTTTGCCAACAGATCCGCAATTTCGTCGAATCACCGCACCTCACCAGCATGATCGTGCGCAACTGCCCACGAGACCGTGATATTCCGCCCACGCCCTATTCGGGGGTGCTCAGTCCGCGTAGCACACCTATCGCCTGCCTGGTCAGCCTGACCATGCAGAGCCTGATGGGCATCCACCCGGTCGTCTACGAAGGAGAGAATGACGGCCGTCTGTTTCGCCATGTCATTCCTTCGCGCAGCTCGTCCAGCCACAAGAGTTCCCATGGCTCGCGCCTGCGGTTTTCCTACCATGTGGACAACCCGGACCTGCCGCTCTCCAGCGAACCTCTCGGTGCAACATCCTGCTGCCCGGAGTACCTGTCCTTCTTCGGCATGCGCTGCGACCCGCGCATCAGCACCACCCTGGTCAACCTCGATGCGGTGATCGCCGCGCTGCCGGCATCGACGGTGCGTGAGCTTTGCCTGCCGCAGTTCGAAATTCGACGTCCGGACTCGTTTGCCAGCAACCGTCGCCATACGGCCGAGCTGCCGGTCCTGGCGCGTGGCCATGCAGGGGAATGGTTGTGCCGCTTCGACAGCGAGAACACCCACGGTCTCAACCTGCGTGCCGAGCAAGCCTTGGGCAATCTGCGCAGCGTGCTGGAAAGCCGCCGCTTCGATGAGCCGCACCTGCTGTTGCCAGGCGATTTCATGGTGTTCAAGAACCAGCGCGTGCTGCACGCCCGCGATGGCTTCGAGCCGCAGAACGACGGCGCCGACCGCTGGCTGTTGCGCGTGTTCGCAGTCAACGACCTGAGCCGCGTGCATTTCGCCCGGGCCGACCATCTCTACGAAGTTCTCTCCTGA
- a CDS encoding sulfite exporter TauE/SafE family protein, translating to MELLGAFWAEHWLLAILMLGAIAFIAGFVDSIAGGGGLFLVPGFLLVGMPPQVALGQEKLVSTLGTLAAIRNFLANSRMVWQVALVGVPFSLLGAYLGAHLIVSISQETVGKIILALIPFGILIFLTPKDRPVEERELSSRMLFTVVPLTCLAIGFYDGFFGPGTGSMFIIAFHYLLRMDLVSSSANSKTFNFASNIGALVAFVMAGKVVYLLALPLVACNILGNHLGSALALRKGNEVVRKALVFSMLCLFTSLGVKYLA from the coding sequence ATGGAACTGTTAGGCGCTTTCTGGGCGGAACACTGGTTACTCGCCATCCTCATGCTGGGCGCGATTGCCTTCATCGCCGGCTTCGTCGACAGCATCGCCGGGGGCGGCGGGTTGTTCCTGGTGCCGGGCTTCCTGCTGGTCGGCATGCCGCCGCAAGTGGCCCTTGGCCAGGAAAAACTGGTGAGTACCCTAGGCACACTGGCTGCTATCCGCAACTTCCTGGCCAACAGCAGGATGGTCTGGCAGGTGGCCTTGGTCGGCGTGCCGTTCTCGTTGCTCGGAGCCTACCTGGGGGCGCACCTGATCGTGTCGATTTCCCAGGAGACCGTAGGCAAGATCATCCTGGCGCTTATCCCCTTCGGCATCCTCATCTTCCTCACGCCGAAGGATCGCCCGGTCGAGGAACGCGAGCTGTCGTCGCGCATGCTGTTTACCGTGGTCCCGCTGACCTGCCTGGCCATCGGTTTCTATGACGGCTTCTTCGGCCCTGGTACCGGCAGCATGTTCATCATCGCCTTCCACTATCTGCTGCGCATGGACCTGGTCTCCAGCTCGGCCAACTCCAAGACCTTCAACTTCGCGTCCAACATCGGTGCGCTGGTGGCCTTTGTCATGGCCGGCAAGGTCGTATACCTGCTGGCGCTGCCGCTGGTGGCCTGCAACATCCTGGGTAACCACCTGGGCAGTGCACTGGCCCTGCGCAAGGGTAACGAGGTGGTGCGCAAGGCGCTGGTGTTCTCGATGCTCTGCCTGTTCACCAGCCTCGGCGTGAAGTACCTGGCCTGA
- a CDS encoding single-stranded DNA-binding protein translates to MARGVNKVILVGTCGQDPEVRYLPNGNAVTNLSLATSEQWTDKQSGQKVERTEWHRVSLFGKVAEIAGEYLRKGSQCYIEGKLQTREWEKDGIKRYTTEIIVDINGTMQLLGGRPQGQQQGGDPYNQAGGNYGGGQQQYNQAPRQQAPRPQQAPQRPAPQQPAPQPAADFDSFDDDIPF, encoded by the coding sequence ATGGCCCGTGGGGTTAACAAAGTCATTCTGGTCGGCACCTGTGGCCAGGATCCCGAAGTCCGCTACCTGCCCAACGGTAACGCCGTGACCAACCTGAGCCTGGCTACCAGCGAGCAGTGGACCGACAAGCAGTCGGGCCAGAAGGTCGAGCGTACCGAATGGCACCGTGTGTCGCTGTTCGGCAAGGTTGCCGAAATCGCCGGCGAGTACCTGCGCAAGGGTTCGCAGTGCTACATCGAAGGCAAGCTGCAGACCCGCGAGTGGGAAAAGGACGGTATCAAGCGCTACACCACCGAGATCATCGTCGACATCAATGGCACCATGCAGCTGCTCGGCGGTCGTCCGCAGGGCCAGCAGCAGGGCGGTGACCCGTACAATCAAGCTGGCGGCAACTATGGCGGTGGCCAGCAGCAGTACAACCAGGCCCCACGCCAGCAGGCCCCGCGCCCGCAACAGGCCCCTCAGCGCCCAGCGCCGCAACAGCCAGCACCGCAACCGGCGGCTGATTTCGACAGCTTCGATGACGATATTCCGTTCTGA
- a CDS encoding PLP-dependent aminotransferase family protein yields the protein MWVPHYSDLAQPVYLMIADALEQDIGSGRLMPGERLPTLKDLAETLNVTPGTIGRAYDEAAKRGLVVGEVGRGTFVLPQRPVQSAAPAPSVAPQPAPAERQSGQIDLSLIKPNDAHMTDWLRGAINELAASPGLAQVLDYVTEGGHATHKQAGASWIQRWLPEARWQQVVLTSGAQHGLLVAISSLSKSDDVVLCESFCYPGIISLAHSMGRRLRGVAMDEHGLIPEALRAACLEHRPSLLVCVTTHQNPTNSIMPHARRQAIAEIAREFDLFIVDDDIYGFLEPAADYQPLAAYAPERSVYLTSLSKSVLPALRIGYLYAPPQTLSRLSSMVRSSVWMPSPLMAQLASNLINSGMADQLVRVQQDEAAARQQMAREILGKYKIRSQPNSFHIWLELPEPWTSDEFANLARNNGVTVVSGSQFLPERSRATCGVRIALMAPSRQELGFALTKLASLLDSPEPRLFY from the coding sequence ATGTGGGTTCCTCACTACAGCGACCTGGCACAGCCGGTCTACCTAATGATCGCCGACGCCTTGGAGCAAGACATCGGCAGCGGCAGACTTATGCCCGGCGAGCGTCTGCCGACACTCAAGGATCTGGCTGAGACCCTGAACGTCACGCCCGGCACCATCGGTCGAGCCTACGACGAAGCCGCCAAACGTGGTCTGGTGGTAGGCGAAGTAGGCCGCGGCACTTTCGTGCTGCCGCAGCGGCCGGTGCAAAGCGCTGCCCCTGCACCAAGCGTCGCACCGCAGCCGGCACCCGCCGAGCGTCAAAGTGGGCAGATCGACCTTTCGCTCATCAAGCCCAACGATGCCCATATGACCGACTGGCTGCGCGGTGCCATCAACGAACTCGCCGCGTCGCCCGGCCTGGCACAGGTGCTCGATTACGTCACCGAGGGCGGCCACGCCACCCACAAGCAAGCCGGTGCTAGCTGGATCCAGCGCTGGCTACCAGAGGCACGCTGGCAACAGGTGGTGCTGACTTCAGGGGCCCAGCACGGCCTGCTGGTGGCCATCAGCAGCCTGTCGAAAAGCGACGATGTGGTGCTGTGCGAGTCGTTCTGCTACCCAGGCATCATCTCCCTGGCCCACAGCATGGGCCGTCGCCTGCGCGGCGTGGCCATGGACGAGCACGGCCTGATTCCCGAGGCATTGCGCGCAGCCTGCCTGGAGCACCGCCCGTCGCTGCTGGTGTGCGTCACCACCCACCAGAACCCGACCAACTCGATCATGCCCCATGCCCGGCGCCAGGCGATCGCCGAGATCGCCCGTGAGTTCGACCTTTTCATCGTCGATGACGATATCTATGGTTTCCTCGAGCCTGCAGCGGATTACCAGCCATTGGCTGCGTATGCACCCGAGCGTTCGGTGTATCTCACGAGCTTGTCCAAGAGTGTGCTGCCGGCACTGCGCATCGGTTATCTGTACGCCCCGCCGCAAACCCTTTCGCGGTTGTCGTCGATGGTCCGCAGCAGCGTCTGGATGCCGTCGCCACTGATGGCGCAACTGGCCAGCAACCTGATCAACAGCGGCATGGCCGACCAGCTGGTGCGGGTTCAACAGGACGAGGCAGCGGCGCGCCAGCAAATGGCCCGGGAGATCCTCGGCAAATACAAGATCCGCAGCCAACCCAACAGCTTCCACATCTGGCTGGAATTGCCCGAGCCATGGACCAGCGACGAATTCGCCAACCTGGCGCGCAATAACGGCGTCACGGTAGTCAGTGGCAGCCAGTTCCTGCCAGAACGCAGCCGTGCCACCTGCGGGGTGCGTATCGCCTTGATGGCCCCCAGCCGGCAGGAACTGGGCTTTGCCCTGACCAAGCTGGCAAGCCTGCTGGACTCGCCGGAGCCGCGGTTGTTCTATTGA
- a CDS encoding SDR family NAD(P)-dependent oxidoreductase, which yields MKTAFVTGASAGFGRAICRTLVGKGYRVIGGARRMDKLQSLEAELGVNFIPLALDVTDPASIAAAMAQIQDASLHIDLLVNNAGLALGVDRAQASSAENWQRMIDTNITGLAMVTHKILPQMVEADSGMIINIGSIAGTYPYPGGNVYGASKAFVRQFSLNLRADLAGTRVRVSNIEPGLCSGTDFSVVRLNGDLEAVQALYRDVQAILPEDIAATVAWIAEQPGHVNINSVEIMPVAQSSAALNVVRNLPRC from the coding sequence ATGAAAACCGCATTTGTAACCGGCGCTTCCGCAGGCTTTGGCCGTGCCATCTGTCGCACCCTGGTCGGCAAGGGCTATCGGGTGATCGGCGGTGCCCGGCGCATGGACAAGCTGCAGTCGCTGGAAGCCGAGCTGGGGGTCAATTTCATCCCGCTGGCGCTGGACGTCACCGACCCTGCGTCGATCGCGGCCGCGATGGCGCAGATCCAGGACGCATCGCTGCACATCGACCTGCTGGTCAACAACGCCGGGCTGGCGCTGGGCGTAGATCGTGCCCAGGCCAGCAGTGCGGAAAACTGGCAGCGCATGATCGACACCAACATCACCGGCCTGGCCATGGTCACGCACAAGATCCTGCCACAGATGGTCGAAGCCGACAGTGGCATGATCATCAACATCGGCTCCATTGCCGGCACCTACCCCTACCCGGGCGGTAACGTCTATGGTGCCAGCAAGGCCTTCGTCCGGCAGTTCAGCCTCAACCTGCGCGCCGACCTGGCCGGTACTCGGGTGCGGGTGAGCAACATCGAGCCGGGGCTGTGCTCGGGCACCGATTTCTCGGTGGTGCGCCTCAATGGCGACCTGGAGGCCGTGCAGGCCCTGTACCGTGACGTACAGGCCATTCTGCCCGAAGACATTGCCGCCACGGTGGCCTGGATTGCCGAGCAGCCGGGGCATGTGAATATCAATAGCGTCGAGATCATGCCCGTGGCGCAGAGCAGCGCGGCGCTGAATGTGGTACGCAACCTGCCGCGTTGCTGA
- the fdnG gene encoding formate dehydrogenase-N subunit alpha, producing MDLNRRQFFKVAAVGLGGSSLAALGMAPTPAFAEQVRHFKLAHTKETRNTCPYCSVGCGLIMYSQGDAGKNVKQNIIHIEGDADHPVNRGTLCPKGAGLLDFIHSPSRLQYPEVRKPGSKEWVRVSWDEALDRVAELMKQDRDANFIEKNAQGQTVNRWLTTGFLAASAASSEAGYLTHKVIRATGMLGFDNQARVUHGPTVASLAPTYGRGAMTNHWSDIANANLVLVMGGNAAEAHPCGFKWVTEAKAHNKARLIVVDPRFTRTASVADYYAPIRTGTDIAFMGGLINYLLSNDKIQHEYVRNYTDVSFIVKETYGFEDGLFSGYDEAKRVYADKSGWGYELGEDGFAKVDPTLQHPRCVFQLMKQHYSRYTPELASMTCGMPQDAMLKIWEEIATCSVPGKTMTILYALGWTQHSIGAQIIRSAAMVQLLLGNVGMPGGGVNALRGHSNIQGLTDLGLLSNSLPGYLTLPGDAEQDYAAYIDKRASKPLRPGQLSYWQNYGKFHVSLMKAWYGANATAENNWGYDWLPKLDVPAYDVLRMFEMMGQGKVNGYMCQGFNPIAALPDKNRVTAALGKLKWLVIMDPLATETSEFWRNAGPFNDVDTANIQTEVIRLPTTCFAEEDGSLVNSSRWLQWHWKGADGPGETRTDVQIMSELFLRLRQRYQAEGGAYPDALMNISWPYKIPAEPSPEELAREMNGWAVTDVTDPTGAVIKAGQQLAGFGQLKDDGSTASGCWIFAGCWTEQGNQMARRDNSDPYGMHQVQNWAWAWPANRRILYNRASSDPQGKPWDAEKKRLVWWNGKAWTGTDVPDFKVDSPPEAGMNPFIMNPEGVARFFAIDKMAEGPFPEHYEPFETPIGINPLHPQNKKATSNPAGRIFDSVWDTLGKHEEFPYAATTYRLTEHFHFWSKHCRLNAIAQPEQFVEIGEVLANEKGIKAGDRVRVSSKRGHIEAVAVVTKRIRPLKVNNQTVHQIGIPLHWGFTGTTRHGYLTNTLVPFLGDGNTQTPESKSFLVKVEKL from the coding sequence ATGGACCTGAACCGTCGGCAATTCTTCAAGGTCGCCGCCGTCGGCCTTGGAGGCTCGAGCCTTGCGGCGTTGGGCATGGCCCCGACACCGGCATTCGCCGAGCAGGTGCGTCACTTCAAGCTGGCGCATACCAAAGAAACCCGCAACACCTGCCCCTACTGCTCGGTCGGCTGTGGCCTGATCATGTACAGCCAGGGTGATGCGGGCAAGAACGTCAAACAGAACATCATCCATATCGAAGGTGACGCCGACCATCCGGTCAATCGCGGCACCCTCTGCCCGAAAGGCGCCGGCCTGCTGGACTTCATCCACAGCCCGAGCCGCCTGCAGTACCCCGAGGTACGCAAGCCGGGCAGCAAGGAGTGGGTGCGGGTCAGCTGGGACGAGGCGCTCGACCGCGTCGCCGAGCTGATGAAGCAGGACCGCGATGCCAACTTCATCGAGAAGAACGCCCAGGGGCAAACGGTAAACCGCTGGCTCACCACCGGTTTTCTCGCGGCTTCCGCCGCCTCCAGCGAGGCGGGCTACCTGACCCACAAGGTCATCCGCGCAACAGGCATGCTGGGGTTCGATAACCAGGCACGTGTCTGACATGGCCCGACGGTGGCAAGTCTTGCCCCGACGTACGGCCGTGGCGCCATGACCAACCACTGGTCCGATATCGCCAACGCGAATCTGGTCCTGGTGATGGGTGGCAACGCAGCAGAAGCGCACCCGTGCGGCTTCAAGTGGGTGACCGAGGCCAAGGCGCACAACAAGGCGCGGCTGATCGTGGTCGACCCGCGGTTTACCCGTACCGCTTCGGTGGCGGACTACTACGCGCCAATCCGCACCGGCACCGACATCGCGTTCATGGGCGGGCTGATCAACTACCTGCTGAGCAACGACAAGATCCAGCACGAATACGTGCGCAACTACACCGACGTGTCGTTCATCGTCAAAGAGACCTATGGTTTCGAGGACGGGCTGTTCAGCGGCTATGACGAAGCCAAGCGCGTGTATGCCGACAAGTCCGGCTGGGGCTACGAGCTGGGTGAGGACGGTTTTGCCAAGGTCGATCCGACCTTGCAGCACCCGCGTTGCGTGTTCCAGCTGATGAAGCAGCACTACAGCCGCTACACCCCGGAACTGGCCAGCATGACCTGTGGCATGCCGCAGGACGCCATGCTGAAGATCTGGGAAGAGATCGCCACCTGCTCGGTACCGGGCAAGACCATGACGATCCTCTACGCACTCGGTTGGACGCAGCACTCGATCGGCGCGCAGATCATTCGCAGCGCGGCGATGGTCCAGTTGCTGCTGGGCAACGTCGGCATGCCGGGTGGTGGGGTCAACGCCTTGCGCGGCCACTCCAACATCCAAGGCCTGACCGACCTCGGCCTGCTGTCCAACTCGCTGCCGGGTTACCTGACCCTGCCCGGCGATGCCGAACAGGACTACGCCGCCTACATCGACAAGCGCGCCTCCAAGCCACTGCGCCCGGGCCAGCTGTCGTACTGGCAGAACTACGGCAAGTTCCACGTCAGCCTGATGAAGGCCTGGTACGGCGCCAACGCCACGGCAGAAAACAACTGGGGCTACGACTGGCTGCCCAAGCTCGACGTGCCAGCCTACGACGTGCTGCGCATGTTCGAGATGATGGGCCAGGGCAAGGTCAACGGCTACATGTGCCAGGGCTTCAACCCGATTGCCGCGCTGCCGGACAAGAACCGTGTCACCGCGGCCCTGGGCAAGCTCAAGTGGCTGGTGATCATGGACCCGCTGGCCACCGAGACTTCGGAGTTCTGGCGCAATGCCGGGCCGTTCAACGACGTCGACACGGCCAATATCCAGACCGAAGTGATCCGCCTGCCCACCACCTGCTTCGCCGAGGAAGACGGTTCGCTGGTCAACAGCAGCCGCTGGCTGCAGTGGCACTGGAAGGGCGCCGACGGCCCAGGCGAGACCCGCACCGACGTGCAGATCATGAGCGAGCTGTTCCTGCGCCTGCGCCAACGCTACCAGGCCGAGGGCGGCGCCTACCCGGACGCGCTGATGAACATCAGCTGGCCATACAAGATCCCCGCAGAGCCATCCCCGGAGGAATTGGCCAGGGAAATGAACGGCTGGGCAGTGACCGACGTCACCGACCCGACCGGCGCAGTGATCAAGGCCGGCCAGCAGCTGGCCGGTTTCGGCCAGTTGAAGGACGACGGCAGCACCGCGTCCGGCTGCTGGATCTTCGCCGGCTGCTGGACCGAGCAGGGCAACCAGATGGCTCGCCGCGACAATAGCGACCCGTACGGCATGCACCAGGTGCAGAACTGGGCCTGGGCCTGGCCAGCCAACCGCCGCATCCTCTACAACCGTGCCTCCAGCGACCCGCAAGGCAAGCCGTGGGACGCCGAGAAGAAGCGCCTGGTATGGTGGAACGGCAAGGCCTGGACCGGTACCGACGTGCCCGACTTCAAGGTCGACTCGCCGCCCGAGGCCGGCATGAACCCGTTCATCATGAACCCCGAGGGCGTGGCGCGGTTCTTCGCCATCGACAAGATGGCCGAGGGGCCGTTCCCCGAGCACTACGAGCCGTTCGAGACGCCGATCGGTATCAACCCGCTGCATCCGCAGAACAAGAAGGCCACCAGCAACCCGGCCGGGCGTATCTTCGATTCGGTGTGGGACACCCTCGGCAAGCACGAGGAGTTCCCGTACGCGGCGACCACCTACCGGCTGACCGAGCACTTCCACTTCTGGAGCAAGCATTGCCGGCTCAACGCCATCGCCCAGCCCGAGCAGTTCGTCGAGATTGGCGAGGTGCTGGCCAACGAGAAGGGCATCAAGGCCGGCGACCGGGTGCGGGTGTCGAGCAAGCGCGGGCATATCGAGGCGGTGGCGGTGGTGACCAAGCGGATTCGCCCGCTCAAGGTCAACAACCAGACCGTGCACCAGATCGGCATCCCGTTGCACTGGGGCTTCACCGGTACCACCCGGCACGGCTACCTGACCAACACCCTGGTGCCGTTCCTCGGTGACGGCAACACGCAGACGCCGGAGTCCAAGTCGTTCCTCGTCAAAGTGGAGAAACTCTGA
- a CDS encoding MFS transporter has product MHDTHNERMSGGETRAAGGLALVFAFRMLGMFMVLPVLATYGMDLAGATPALIGLAIGAYGLTQAILQIPFGMISDRIGRRPVIYLGLVIFALGSVLAAQADSIWGVIAGRILQGAGAISAAVMALLSDLTREQHRTKAMAMIGMSIGLSFAVAMVVGPLLTRAFGLSGLFLTTAGLALVGILLIAFVVPNTHSILQHRESGVARQAIGPTLRHPDLLRLDAGIFILHAILMASFVALPLAFVERGGLPKEQHWWVYLTALFISFFAMVPFIIYGEKKRKMKRVLAGAVSVLLLTEIYFWEWADGLRGLVVGTVVFFTAFNLLEASLPSLVSKVSPAGGKGTAMGVYSTSQFLGAALGGILGGWLFQHGGLNMVFLGCAVLCAIWLVVALRMNEPPYVTSLRLPLTPEAVREAGLTERLMAVPGVTDAVVVADEAAIYIKLDTKILDRTTLERLVNPASSACEA; this is encoded by the coding sequence ATGCACGACACCCACAACGAGCGCATGAGTGGCGGCGAAACCCGCGCCGCTGGCGGCCTGGCCCTGGTCTTTGCCTTTCGTATGCTGGGCATGTTCATGGTCTTGCCGGTGCTGGCCACCTACGGCATGGACCTGGCCGGTGCCACACCTGCACTGATCGGCCTGGCCATTGGTGCCTATGGCCTCACCCAGGCCATCTTGCAGATCCCGTTCGGGATGATTTCCGACCGCATCGGCCGTCGACCGGTGATTTACCTGGGGCTGGTGATCTTTGCCCTGGGCAGTGTCCTGGCGGCTCAGGCCGACTCCATCTGGGGGGTGATCGCCGGGCGTATCCTGCAGGGCGCCGGGGCAATTTCCGCCGCGGTCATGGCGCTGCTGTCCGACCTTACCCGCGAGCAACACCGGACCAAGGCCATGGCCATGATCGGCATGAGTATCGGCCTGTCGTTTGCCGTCGCCATGGTCGTCGGCCCATTGCTGACCCGTGCCTTTGGTTTGTCAGGATTGTTCCTCACCACGGCAGGACTTGCCCTGGTGGGTATCCTGCTGATTGCCTTCGTCGTGCCCAATACCCACAGCATCCTGCAGCACCGCGAATCGGGGGTGGCCCGACAGGCCATCGGCCCGACCCTGCGCCACCCGGACCTCCTGCGGCTGGATGCGGGCATTTTCATTCTGCATGCCATCCTCATGGCCAGCTTCGTCGCGCTGCCACTGGCCTTTGTCGAGCGCGGCGGCCTGCCGAAGGAGCAACACTGGTGGGTGTACCTGACCGCGTTGTTCATCTCATTTTTTGCAATGGTCCCGTTCATCATCTACGGCGAAAAGAAGCGCAAGATGAAACGCGTGTTGGCCGGCGCCGTGAGTGTCCTGCTGCTGACGGAGATATACTTCTGGGAGTGGGCTGACGGTTTGCGCGGACTGGTGGTTGGCACCGTGGTATTCTTTACTGCATTCAACCTGCTGGAGGCATCGCTGCCTTCGCTGGTGAGCAAGGTGTCGCCTGCAGGTGGCAAGGGAACGGCAATGGGGGTTTACTCCACCAGCCAGTTCCTCGGCGCTGCCCTGGGAGGAATCCTCGGTGGCTGGTTGTTCCAGCACGGCGGGCTGAACATGGTGTTCCTCGGTTGTGCGGTGCTGTGTGCCATCTGGTTGGTCGTCGCCTTGCGCATGAACGAGCCGCCCTATGTGACCAGCCTGCGCCTGCCGCTGACGCCAGAGGCAGTCCGGGAAGCCGGCCTGACCGAGCGTCTGATGGCCGTGCCGGGTGTGACCGACGCCGTTGTGGTGGCAGATGAAGCCGCCATCTATATCAAACTGGATACGAAAATTTTGGACCGTACGACCCTCGAGCGCCTGGTGAACCCGGCCTCTTCGGCGTGCGAAGCCTAG